A part of Thermocrinis albus DSM 14484 genomic DNA contains:
- the hemL gene encoding glutamate-1-semialdehyde 2,1-aminomutase, whose amino-acid sequence MTNRELMERAKKLMPGGVSSPVRAFKAVGGEPIVVREAKGCRLWDVEGKEYIDFLMSWGPLILGHAHPYVVSEVERQLSRGMSYGLTCYEEIRLAELVVSSVPSVEMVRFVSSGTEATMSAIRLARGYTGRKFVVKFEGCYHGHYDGLLVSAGSGVATLGIPGTPGVPEEIAGLTLVLPYNDTDAVLSTFERYGEDIACVIVEPVAGNMGVVLPSEGFLEVLREVTRKYGAVLIFDEVITNFRLSVGGAQEYYAIDPDITCMGKILGGGMPLGAYGGKKEIMSHVAPEGKVYQAGTLSGNPVSVVCGRATLEELLRLKPYQLLEERTRRLAEGISTVLKEKGIPHTINRIGSMFTVFFTEVPVTDYASSRRSNTELFGRFFRNLLHHGVLIPPSQFEAWFLSTAHRDEDIEEALERIQTAVRSL is encoded by the coding sequence ATGACCAACAGGGAGCTTATGGAGCGTGCCAAAAAACTCATGCCGGGTGGTGTAAGTTCTCCCGTGAGAGCCTTCAAAGCGGTAGGTGGCGAGCCTATAGTGGTGAGAGAAGCCAAGGGTTGTAGATTATGGGACGTGGAGGGAAAAGAGTACATAGACTTTCTCATGTCCTGGGGACCTCTCATCCTCGGTCATGCTCATCCTTATGTGGTGTCGGAAGTTGAACGTCAACTTAGCAGGGGCATGTCTTATGGCCTCACCTGTTACGAGGAGATACGTTTGGCAGAGCTGGTGGTTTCTTCGGTACCTTCTGTGGAGATGGTGAGGTTCGTCTCCTCGGGGACAGAGGCCACCATGTCTGCCATAAGATTGGCAAGAGGTTACACAGGTAGAAAGTTTGTGGTAAAGTTTGAGGGCTGTTATCATGGACACTACGACGGTCTTTTGGTGAGCGCAGGCTCGGGTGTGGCTACGCTGGGAATTCCCGGCACACCGGGGGTACCTGAGGAGATAGCCGGTCTTACCTTGGTGTTACCTTACAACGACACAGATGCTGTTCTAAGTACCTTTGAAAGGTACGGTGAGGATATAGCCTGTGTCATAGTGGAGCCTGTGGCAGGCAACATGGGTGTGGTCCTACCATCCGAAGGATTCTTAGAAGTTCTACGGGAAGTTACCAGAAAGTACGGTGCTGTTCTCATCTTTGACGAGGTCATAACCAACTTCAGGTTATCGGTGGGTGGTGCTCAAGAGTACTACGCCATAGATCCTGATATCACCTGTATGGGCAAAATACTGGGTGGAGGAATGCCTCTCGGAGCTTACGGAGGTAAGAAAGAGATAATGAGTCATGTAGCACCTGAAGGTAAGGTGTATCAAGCGGGTACTTTGTCTGGTAATCCTGTCTCGGTTGTGTGTGGCAGAGCTACCTTAGAGGAACTTTTACGCCTCAAGCCTTACCAGTTGCTGGAAGAAAGGACACGTAGATTAGCGGAAGGTATTTCTACCGTGCTGAAGGAGAAAGGTATTCCTCACACCATAAACAGAATAGGTTCCATGTTCACCGTGTTCTTCACAGAGGTGCCTGTGACAGACTACGCTTCCTCTCGCAGATCTAACACAGAGCTGTTTGGGAGATTCTTCCGGAACCTTCTCCATCACGGTGTCCTCATACCACCCTCTCAGTTTGAAGCCTGGTTCTTAAGCACAGCTCACAGGGATGAGGACATAGAGGAGGCTCTTGAGAGGATACAGACAGCGGTGAGATCACTGTAA
- a CDS encoding M28 family peptidase, translating into MRVSSFERLRNIAEVFLKEDRFPTSSGAKRIKNVVKGFLREKGVPFREEIFQTEVNVPKKVEVRGSFGTITADAFLGSSPCKHAGYVKEEPVKGDIALVSWENLHRLENLTEKGVRTFFVTSPFPLKGYVEEDLSVFSLGEEYVALLKDSYVEVRLEVKREKLLCSNLVWEIGRGPIVYVVAHMDTFPGVHGAVDNGSSVLLLFLLTEELLENYNIPFKVRFLLTDAHEIGLKGALFHTSQGLKNAFYCINLDCVGWKDPAILYKDPAGYNSEELTELFFLCARDVGLEARLSSSHVMGDHVPFKEMGVKTLFLGAGSFPLRHTPFDIYDIVDWHLVRLWYDALLLFLKRLGRW; encoded by the coding sequence ATGAGAGTTAGCAGTTTTGAGAGGCTGAGGAATATAGCGGAGGTTTTCCTAAAGGAGGACAGATTTCCCACTTCTTCTGGTGCCAAAAGGATAAAAAATGTGGTGAAAGGTTTCTTGAGGGAGAAGGGTGTACCCTTCAGGGAGGAGATTTTCCAAACGGAGGTGAACGTTCCCAAAAAGGTGGAGGTAAGGGGTAGTTTCGGCACTATAACGGCTGACGCTTTCTTAGGAAGTTCTCCCTGTAAACACGCAGGGTACGTTAAGGAAGAACCGGTGAAGGGAGACATAGCCTTGGTGTCTTGGGAAAATCTCCATAGGCTGGAAAATCTGACAGAAAAGGGTGTGAGAACCTTTTTTGTCACCTCTCCTTTCCCCCTTAAAGGGTATGTGGAAGAGGACCTTTCGGTGTTCTCCTTAGGAGAGGAGTATGTAGCCCTCCTAAAAGACTCTTACGTAGAGGTGAGACTGGAGGTAAAGAGAGAAAAGCTCCTGTGCAGTAACTTGGTGTGGGAGATAGGAAGGGGGCCTATAGTGTATGTGGTGGCCCATATGGATACTTTCCCAGGCGTCCACGGTGCTGTAGATAACGGCAGTAGTGTTTTATTGCTGTTTCTTCTCACAGAAGAGCTACTGGAGAACTACAACATACCCTTCAAAGTGAGGTTTTTGCTGACCGACGCTCACGAAATAGGTCTCAAAGGGGCTCTCTTTCACACCTCCCAGGGACTCAAGAACGCTTTTTACTGTATTAATCTGGACTGTGTGGGATGGAAAGATCCCGCCATCCTTTACAAAGACCCCGCCGGTTACAACTCGGAGGAGCTTACGGAACTTTTCTTCCTCTGCGCCAGAGATGTAGGCTTAGAAGCTCGTCTCAGTTCCAGCCACGTGATGGGAGATCATGTCCCCTTCAAAGAGATGGGCGTAAAGACCCTCTTCCTCGGTGCAGGTTCTTTCCCTCTGCGCCACACTCCCTTTGATATTTACGATATAGTGGACTGGCATCTTGTGAGACTATGGTACGATGCCCTACTGCTTTTTTTAAAGAGGTTGGGAAGGTGGTAA
- a CDS encoding OmpA family protein translates to MKKVALGLVLVGGMALAQEKPLDPCGSPKEVFSKYLLDKCYKGYFDSIVDAKKKADEALNKVNALERTVQDHENRIRALEARPTTPAETPKKEEGVGPYHWQLEEVTTVHFDFDKFNIKKKEAKKLDEAVDKIKSSGREVLVVGFADKVGTSKYNFNLSMWRAQMVASYLAKKGVDIGKIRMAAYGKEVADLLGIKHREQRAVKVYIIK, encoded by the coding sequence ATGAAAAAAGTAGCTTTGGGTCTCGTTCTGGTGGGTGGGATGGCTCTGGCCCAGGAGAAGCCCTTAGACCCGTGCGGAAGCCCTAAGGAAGTGTTCAGCAAGTACCTGCTGGATAAGTGTTACAAGGGTTACTTCGACTCTATAGTGGATGCCAAAAAGAAGGCAGATGAGGCCCTCAACAAAGTCAATGCTTTGGAAAGGACAGTGCAAGATCACGAAAACAGGATCCGTGCCTTAGAAGCGAGACCAACGACACCTGCCGAAACACCTAAGAAGGAGGAGGGTGTTGGACCTTATCACTGGCAGCTGGAAGAAGTGACAACCGTTCATTTTGACTTTGACAAGTTTAATATAAAGAAGAAGGAAGCCAAGAAACTGGACGAAGCCGTTGACAAAATAAAGTCCTCCGGCAGAGAAGTTCTGGTGGTGGGTTTTGCTGACAAGGTGGGTACCAGCAAATACAACTTCAACCTGTCTATGTGGAGAGCACAGATGGTAGCCAGCTACCTTGCCAAGAAGGGCGTGGATATAGGCAAGATCAGGATGGCTGCCTACGGAAAAGAGGTGGCTGATCTTTTGGGAATTAAACACAGGGAGCAAAGAGCCGTCAAGGTTTACATCATCAAGTAA
- a CDS encoding alpha/beta hydrolase, with product MFLLRKRETPSVLVHLHGFASDITSRKVKLLYQLSEERSFSFLAMDMEYHKTTTTQVLQFLHTVLLGLSVEFGEIILSGSSHGAYVVLNYLRFYPLPKVKKAFLFAPSYSTLALILRDAGYQKSERWLRGEEDLTLEDCHEGQSITINRNFAVDIMERGYEILVEDTVNFPQDPPAQLYITHGVYDDVVPVDHSRIFVKKVRVTQYKEVEDDHSLTKTFRETVEEWLP from the coding sequence ATGTTTTTGCTTAGGAAGAGGGAAACTCCCTCAGTACTGGTACATCTACACGGTTTTGCTTCTGACATAACCAGTAGAAAGGTAAAGCTGCTCTATCAACTATCAGAAGAGAGGAGTTTTTCCTTCTTGGCTATGGATATGGAGTACCATAAGACCACCACTACACAAGTTCTGCAGTTTCTTCACACTGTACTGTTGGGACTTTCTGTAGAGTTTGGTGAAATTATTCTTAGCGGGAGTTCTCACGGTGCCTACGTAGTGCTCAACTACCTGAGGTTTTACCCTCTGCCAAAAGTCAAGAAAGCTTTTCTCTTTGCACCTTCTTACTCAACACTGGCTCTGATACTGAGAGATGCAGGCTATCAAAAGAGTGAGAGGTGGCTCAGAGGCGAAGAGGATCTAACACTGGAAGACTGTCACGAAGGGCAATCCATCACCATAAACAGGAACTTTGCCGTGGACATAATGGAGAGGGGTTACGAGATATTGGTGGAGGATACCGTTAACTTCCCGCAGGATCCACCTGCGCAGCTTTACATCACCCACGGTGTGTACGATGATGTGGTTCCCGTGGATCACTCTCGCATCTTCGTAAAGAAGGTGCGTGTGACCCAATACAAAGAAGTGGAAGATGACCATTCTCTTACCAAGACTTTTAGAGAAACTGTGGAGGAGTGGTTACCATGA
- a CDS encoding lytic transglycosylase domain-containing protein, producing the protein MILLLLLLVVFSYAQLPEPYVMLLEFRKTGDTNLGLKILELYPHAVFAEDLKVMLAQRFYEKGDTETASKLLRHVEPGKLKPDYREIYARLWKELQLDPKEALLKLPTFFVEYIPYVPLTDEEAVRVAQRLLDAGHTEAVIKLLKGRDLQKVCFLLGRAYYRKGQQEDAYQVLRSCPDPRAKEFLAKMLFEKSREEFLQALSTVEDKDVLNRILFYAGRMSLYDGRYEDALRWFSAMQESYNKYFQMGLVSFILERYQDAHLYFSKALKLAKSSVEISQAHFWLYKTLQKQGDSYSAHRHLRNASDGGGFYSVVARASLGEPVVDKFMQVILEDTQPPSTAFLVRSIWDAGFPYYARLEAFERLNSISPSDIILISRFDPYLAIRLAVRKYGERSEIYRAVAYPTPFREKVLQIAKEYGVDPALVYAVMRQESMFDPFAVSRSGAQGLMQVMPQTARYVASKEGLPLRPFDVEINLRMGVAYLREMLQLWNGDLVRALASYNAGPRKVSSWPQHRDVYVFIETIPFPETRDYVKQVLQNYYVYSSLLQ; encoded by the coding sequence ATGATCCTCCTTCTCTTACTTCTGGTAGTTTTTTCCTACGCCCAACTACCTGAGCCTTACGTTATGCTCTTGGAGTTTAGAAAGACGGGAGACACCAACTTAGGGCTGAAGATCTTGGAACTTTATCCTCATGCTGTTTTTGCCGAAGATCTAAAGGTCATGCTGGCTCAGAGGTTTTACGAAAAGGGGGATACTGAAACAGCCTCCAAGCTCCTTCGCCATGTGGAACCGGGGAAACTTAAACCCGACTACAGAGAGATCTACGCCCGCCTTTGGAAAGAGTTGCAGCTGGATCCCAAAGAGGCTCTACTGAAGTTACCCACCTTCTTTGTGGAGTACATACCTTACGTCCCGCTGACGGATGAAGAGGCAGTTCGTGTAGCCCAAAGACTTCTGGATGCAGGACACACGGAGGCGGTTATAAAGCTTCTAAAGGGGAGAGACCTTCAAAAGGTGTGTTTTCTCTTGGGAAGAGCTTATTATAGAAAGGGACAACAGGAGGACGCTTACCAGGTTCTCAGAAGTTGTCCCGATCCCAGAGCGAAGGAGTTTTTGGCTAAAATGCTTTTTGAGAAGTCAAGGGAGGAGTTCCTACAGGCACTGTCCACCGTTGAAGATAAAGACGTGCTAAATAGAATCCTCTTTTACGCTGGTCGCATGTCACTGTACGATGGAAGGTACGAGGACGCTCTCCGTTGGTTTTCGGCCATGCAAGAGAGTTACAACAAGTATTTCCAGATGGGGCTTGTTAGTTTCATATTGGAAAGATACCAAGATGCTCATCTCTATTTTTCCAAAGCGTTAAAATTGGCCAAAAGCTCTGTGGAGATCTCCCAGGCTCACTTCTGGCTTTATAAGACCTTACAGAAACAAGGAGACTCCTACTCTGCTCACCGGCACCTTAGGAATGCATCCGACGGTGGTGGTTTCTACAGCGTGGTGGCAAGAGCTAGTTTGGGAGAACCCGTTGTGGATAAGTTTATGCAAGTTATCTTGGAAGATACACAACCGCCCAGCACGGCTTTTCTTGTGAGAAGCATATGGGATGCGGGTTTTCCTTACTACGCCCGTCTTGAAGCCTTCGAGAGGTTAAATAGTATCTCCCCCTCCGACATAATTCTTATCTCCAGGTTTGACCCCTACTTAGCTATAAGGTTGGCGGTTAGAAAGTACGGCGAAAGGTCGGAAATATATAGGGCGGTGGCCTATCCTACACCTTTTAGGGAGAAAGTACTGCAGATAGCCAAGGAGTATGGAGTAGATCCTGCTCTTGTGTACGCCGTTATGAGACAGGAGAGCATGTTTGATCCTTTCGCCGTTTCCAGATCGGGAGCTCAAGGACTCATGCAGGTGATGCCACAAACGGCACGTTACGTAGCCAGTAAGGAGGGCCTTCCTCTGAGACCCTTTGATGTAGAGATCAACTTACGGATGGGTGTAGCTTATCTGCGAGAGATGCTACAGCTGTGGAACGGTGATCTGGTGAGGGCTTTGGCCAGCTACAACGCTGGTCCCCGAAAGGTTAGTTCATGGCCCCAACACAGAGATGTCTACGTGTTTATAGAAACCATACCTTTCCCAGAAACGAGAGACTACGTCAAGCAGGTTTTGCAGAATTACTACGTGTACTCCAGCCTTTTACAGTGA
- the ilvE gene encoding branched-chain-amino-acid transaminase: MEYAFFEGRIVPIEEAKISIKTNSFHYGTAVFEGIRAYWNEEHHQLYILFAREHYQRLLANCRAMFMELPYSVDDLVNITVELLRKNNIKHDVYIRPIAYFKDLALTPKLIGFTPEIAIYTYSFGRYLDTSKGIRVKTSSWIRNDDNSIPSRWKVAGAYVNSALAKTEAILAGYDEAIMLNQNGFVAEGSGENIFLVRGRKVVTPPCWDHILEGITRSAVIKLIKNELVLEVEERSISRSELYSADEVFLTGTAAEITPVVEIDNRKIGSGDIGPITRELQKIYFDAVRGNIERYKGWLTPVYES; this comes from the coding sequence ATGGAGTATGCTTTTTTTGAAGGACGAATTGTCCCCATAGAGGAAGCTAAGATCAGCATCAAAACCAACTCCTTCCATTACGGTACCGCCGTTTTTGAGGGCATAAGGGCTTACTGGAACGAAGAACATCACCAGCTTTACATCCTATTTGCGAGGGAACACTATCAGAGACTTCTAGCTAATTGTAGAGCCATGTTTATGGAGCTTCCTTACTCGGTGGACGATCTTGTTAACATAACTGTGGAGCTCCTGAGAAAGAACAACATAAAGCACGACGTTTATATAAGGCCTATAGCTTACTTTAAGGATCTTGCACTTACCCCCAAGTTGATAGGTTTTACTCCCGAGATAGCTATATACACTTACAGCTTTGGTAGGTACTTAGACACATCGAAGGGGATAAGGGTAAAAACTTCCTCTTGGATAAGAAACGACGATAACTCCATACCTTCCCGGTGGAAAGTGGCTGGTGCTTACGTCAACAGTGCTTTGGCTAAAACGGAGGCCATACTGGCAGGGTACGACGAGGCGATAATGTTGAACCAAAACGGCTTTGTGGCAGAAGGCTCGGGTGAAAACATCTTTCTGGTGAGGGGAAGAAAGGTGGTAACACCACCCTGCTGGGATCATATACTGGAGGGTATAACGCGATCTGCTGTAATAAAACTCATCAAAAATGAGCTTGTCCTGGAAGTGGAGGAAAGATCCATATCCCGAAGCGAACTTTACAGTGCGGATGAGGTCTTTCTAACAGGCACAGCTGCCGAAATAACCCCCGTGGTGGAGATAGATAACAGGAAGATAGGGAGCGGTGATATCGGGCCCATTACACGGGAGCTTCAGAAGATTTACTTTGATGCGGTAAGAGGTAACATAGAAAGGTACAAGGGATGGTTAACTCCCGTTTATGAGAGTTAG
- the rpoZ gene encoding DNA-directed RNA polymerase subunit omega: MSRRPNIEEALKHVSSRYELVHAAAKRVEQLMAEGEDFFVRDKVKKEMVKKTFQAIEDIALGKVKVVKLREEEV, translated from the coding sequence TCCCAACATAGAGGAGGCTTTGAAACACGTATCTTCCCGTTACGAACTGGTACACGCAGCGGCCAAAAGGGTAGAACAGTTGATGGCAGAAGGTGAAGATTTCTTCGTGAGGGACAAAGTGAAAAAAGAGATGGTAAAGAAAACCTTTCAAGCTATAGAAGACATAGCACTTGGAAAAGTGAAGGTAGTAAAGCTTAGGGAGGAAGAGGTTTGA